From Topomyia yanbarensis strain Yona2022 chromosome 1, ASM3024719v1, whole genome shotgun sequence, one genomic window encodes:
- the LOC131687169 gene encoding carboxypeptidase N subunit 2 isoform X2, protein MTQQLFQIPLLLLALLLAVTPPCHTREEGEFEPVDGLCDRCVCIVRNQSTIQQHDYSLLDCSTKNLQHMLVAWPDVFDGQLTASSEIVFSLSGNNINALQQLPATDADLVFSCRHCNLSELSSGIFLDAPNVIRLDLSWNRLTGDVLRPDVFRGRYAEQEYESIALDELDLSYNVIEYLDESLFEHMAHLRKLSLAHNPIEEISEGTAIAIGSITRLEYLDLSYTELEDIPGRVFQKIDNLRELLIQGNRFTAVPGSVALLKPTLISLYIGENPIQLLNDESFFDLEKLTHLNISGMPRLEEIDIGTFSGLKSLEVLICNHNPELSAFDLSDLKGLVRLRELDLSNNALQHLHLDEPIPKHDDSSDIAHIEVFPKLRTVQLDDNPWHCDCELHESVQSLRNILDEEEDFESEARCETPNDLTALPLTELDGKSLCLAPPKKVPKIPIYEAPPFLRPRSIVLSILSVGVVLLIGFIIGLVIVCIKRRLKESDLGFTSPVRYSTVRNSTTSNILQQA, encoded by the exons ATGACGCAACAACTTTTTCAG ATTCCTCTCCTCCTGCTAGCATTGCTGCTGGCCGTTACCCCACCGTGCCACACCCGCGAGGAAGGCGAATTCGAACCGGTCGATGGTCTCTGCGATCGATGCGTCTGCATCGTTCGTAACCAGAGTACCATCCAACAGCACGACTACTCCCTGCTAGACTGTTCGACAAAAAACCTACAGCACATGCTGGTCGCCTGGCCGGATGTCTTCGATGGTCAGTTAACGGCCAGTTCAGAAATTGTCTTCTCACTGTCCGGGAACAACATCAACGCACTGCAGCAACTACCGGCCACCGATGCCGATCTGGTGTTCAGCTGTCGGCACTGTAATTTGAGTGAACTGTCCAGTGGGATCTTTCTGGATGCTCCTAATGTGATTCGGTTGGATCTTAGTTGGAATCGGCTCACCGGTGACGTTCTCCGACCGGATGTGTTTCGCGGGCGGTACGCCGAGCAAGAGTACGAATCGATCGCACTGGATGAGCTGGATTTGAGCTACAATGTGATTGAGTATCTGGATGAATCACTGTTTGAGCATATGGCTCATTTGAGGAAACTATCCCTGGCGCACAATCCGATTGAGGAGATTTCCGAAGGTACGGCAATTGCCATCGGATCGATTACGCGGTTGGAATATTTGGATCTGTCGTATACCGAGCTGGAGGATATCCCCGGGAGAGTATTCCAGAAGATTGATAATTTGAGGGAACTGTTAATTCAGGGTAATCGATTCACGGCGGTTCCCGGTTCGGTGGCACTTTTGAAACCTACGCTGATTTCGCTGTATATCGGCGAGAATCCGATCCAATTGTTGAATGATGAAAGTTTCTTCG ACTTGGAGAAACTCACTCATCTAAACATCAGTGGGATGCCCCGACTGGAAGAAATTGACATAGGAACGTTTAGCGGATTGAAATCGTTGGAAGTGCTGATCTGTAACCATAATCCGGAGCTTAGCGCGTTCGACTTGAGTGATCTGAAAGGATTAGTACGATTGCGAGAG CTGGACCTCTCGAACAACGCACTGCAGCACCTACACCTAGACGAACCGATACCGAAGCACGACGACAGCTCGGACATTGCCCACATCGAAGTGTTCCCGAAACTACGCACGGTCCAACTGGACGACAATCCGTGGCACTGCGACTGTGAACTGCACGAAAGCGTTCAATCACTGCGAAACATTCTGGACGAGGAAGAAGATTTCGAATCGGAAGCTCGCTGTGAAACTCCGAATGATTTGACGGCGCTCCCGCTGACGGAGTTGGATGGAAAGTCACTCTGTTTGGCACCACCGAAGAAGGTTCCGAAAATTCCGATCTACGAGGCACCACCTTTCCTGCGACCCCGTTCGATTGTGCTGTCCATTCTGTCGGTGGGGGTTGTGCTGCTGATTGGGTTTATCATCGGATTGGTTATTGTGTGCATCAAGCGCCGGTTGAAGGAAAGTGATTTAGGGTTCACTTCGCCGGTGAGGTACTCGACGGTGCGTAACAGTACGACGTCGAATATCTTGCAGCAGGCTTAG
- the LOC131687169 gene encoding carboxypeptidase N subunit 2 isoform X1 encodes MDLLYKKIPLLLLALLLAVTPPCHTREEGEFEPVDGLCDRCVCIVRNQSTIQQHDYSLLDCSTKNLQHMLVAWPDVFDGQLTASSEIVFSLSGNNINALQQLPATDADLVFSCRHCNLSELSSGIFLDAPNVIRLDLSWNRLTGDVLRPDVFRGRYAEQEYESIALDELDLSYNVIEYLDESLFEHMAHLRKLSLAHNPIEEISEGTAIAIGSITRLEYLDLSYTELEDIPGRVFQKIDNLRELLIQGNRFTAVPGSVALLKPTLISLYIGENPIQLLNDESFFDLEKLTHLNISGMPRLEEIDIGTFSGLKSLEVLICNHNPELSAFDLSDLKGLVRLRELDLSNNALQHLHLDEPIPKHDDSSDIAHIEVFPKLRTVQLDDNPWHCDCELHESVQSLRNILDEEEDFESEARCETPNDLTALPLTELDGKSLCLAPPKKVPKIPIYEAPPFLRPRSIVLSILSVGVVLLIGFIIGLVIVCIKRRLKESDLGFTSPVRYSTVRNSTTSNILQQA; translated from the exons ATTCCTCTCCTCCTGCTAGCATTGCTGCTGGCCGTTACCCCACCGTGCCACACCCGCGAGGAAGGCGAATTCGAACCGGTCGATGGTCTCTGCGATCGATGCGTCTGCATCGTTCGTAACCAGAGTACCATCCAACAGCACGACTACTCCCTGCTAGACTGTTCGACAAAAAACCTACAGCACATGCTGGTCGCCTGGCCGGATGTCTTCGATGGTCAGTTAACGGCCAGTTCAGAAATTGTCTTCTCACTGTCCGGGAACAACATCAACGCACTGCAGCAACTACCGGCCACCGATGCCGATCTGGTGTTCAGCTGTCGGCACTGTAATTTGAGTGAACTGTCCAGTGGGATCTTTCTGGATGCTCCTAATGTGATTCGGTTGGATCTTAGTTGGAATCGGCTCACCGGTGACGTTCTCCGACCGGATGTGTTTCGCGGGCGGTACGCCGAGCAAGAGTACGAATCGATCGCACTGGATGAGCTGGATTTGAGCTACAATGTGATTGAGTATCTGGATGAATCACTGTTTGAGCATATGGCTCATTTGAGGAAACTATCCCTGGCGCACAATCCGATTGAGGAGATTTCCGAAGGTACGGCAATTGCCATCGGATCGATTACGCGGTTGGAATATTTGGATCTGTCGTATACCGAGCTGGAGGATATCCCCGGGAGAGTATTCCAGAAGATTGATAATTTGAGGGAACTGTTAATTCAGGGTAATCGATTCACGGCGGTTCCCGGTTCGGTGGCACTTTTGAAACCTACGCTGATTTCGCTGTATATCGGCGAGAATCCGATCCAATTGTTGAATGATGAAAGTTTCTTCG ACTTGGAGAAACTCACTCATCTAAACATCAGTGGGATGCCCCGACTGGAAGAAATTGACATAGGAACGTTTAGCGGATTGAAATCGTTGGAAGTGCTGATCTGTAACCATAATCCGGAGCTTAGCGCGTTCGACTTGAGTGATCTGAAAGGATTAGTACGATTGCGAGAG CTGGACCTCTCGAACAACGCACTGCAGCACCTACACCTAGACGAACCGATACCGAAGCACGACGACAGCTCGGACATTGCCCACATCGAAGTGTTCCCGAAACTACGCACGGTCCAACTGGACGACAATCCGTGGCACTGCGACTGTGAACTGCACGAAAGCGTTCAATCACTGCGAAACATTCTGGACGAGGAAGAAGATTTCGAATCGGAAGCTCGCTGTGAAACTCCGAATGATTTGACGGCGCTCCCGCTGACGGAGTTGGATGGAAAGTCACTCTGTTTGGCACCACCGAAGAAGGTTCCGAAAATTCCGATCTACGAGGCACCACCTTTCCTGCGACCCCGTTCGATTGTGCTGTCCATTCTGTCGGTGGGGGTTGTGCTGCTGATTGGGTTTATCATCGGATTGGTTATTGTGTGCATCAAGCGCCGGTTGAAGGAAAGTGATTTAGGGTTCACTTCGCCGGTGAGGTACTCGACGGTGCGTAACAGTACGACGTCGAATATCTTGCAGCAGGCTTAG